The following proteins are encoded in a genomic region of Procambarus clarkii isolate CNS0578487 chromosome 23, FALCON_Pclarkii_2.0, whole genome shotgun sequence:
- the LOC123764127 gene encoding spermidine/spermine N(1)-acetyltransferase-like protein 1 — protein MSQGRPLQLTMSQGGPLQLTMSQGGPLQLTMSQGGPLQLTMSQGGPLQLTMSQGGPLQLTMSQGGPLQLTMSQGRPLQLTMSQGGPLQLTMSQGGPLQLTMSQGGPLQLTMSQGGPLQLTMSQGGPLQLTMSQGGPLQLTMAQGRPLQLTMSQGGPLQLTMSQGGPLQLTMSQGGPLQLTMSQGGPLQLTMSQGGPLQLTMSQGGPLQLTMSQGGPLQLTMSQGGPLQLTMSQGGPLQLTMSQGRPLQLTMSQGGPLQLTMSQGGPLQLTMSQGGPLQLTMSQGGPLQLTMSQGGPLQLTMSQGGPLQLTMSQGGPLQLTMSQGGPLQLTMSQGRPLQLTMSQGGPLQLTMSQGGPLQLTMSQGGPL, from the coding sequence ATGTCCCAGGGCAGGCCACTTCAGCTTACTATGTCCCAGGGTGGGCCACTTCAGCTTACTATGTCCCAGGGTGGGCCACTTCAGCTTACTATGTCCCAGGGTGGGCCACTTCAGCTTACTATGTCCCAGGGTGGGCCACTTCAGCTTACTATGTCCCAGGGTGGGCCACTTCAGCTTACTATGTCCCAGGGTGGGCCACTTCAGCTTACTATGTCCCAGGGCAGGCCACTTCAGCTTACTATGTCCCAGGGTGGGCCACTTCAGCTTACTATGTCCCAGGGTGGGCCACTTCAGCTTACTATGTCCCAGGGTGGGCCACTTCAGCTTACTATGTCCCAGGGTGGGCCACTTCAGCTTACTATGTCCCAGGGTGGGCCACTTCAGCTTACTATGTCCCAGGGTGGGCCACTTCAGCTTACTATGGCCCAGGGCAGGCCACTTCAGCTTACTATGTCCCAGGGTGGGCCACTTCAGCTTACTATGTCCCAGGGTGGGCCACTTCAGCTTACTATGTCCCAGGGTGGGCCACTTCAGCTTACTATGTCCCAGGGTGGGCCACTTCAGCTTACTATGTCCCAGGGTGGGCCACTTCAGCTTACTATGTCCCAGGGTGGGCCACTTCAGCTTACTATGTCCCAGGGTGGGCCACTTCAGCTTACTATGTCCCAGGGTGGGCCACTTCAGCTTACTATGTCCCAGGGTGGGCCACTTCAGCTTACTATGTCCCAGGGCAGGCCACTTCAACTTACTATGTCCCAGGGTGGGCCACTTCAGCTTACTATGTCCCAGGGTGGGCCACTTCAGCTTACTATGTCCCAGGGTGGGCCACTTCAGCTTACTATGTCCCAGGGTGGGCCACTTCAGCTTACTATGTCCCAGGGTGGGCCACTTCAGCTTACTATGTCCCAGGGTGGGCCACTTCAGCTTACTATGTCCCAGGGTGGGCCACTTCAGCTTACTATGTCCCAGGGTGGGCCACTTCAGCTTACTATGTCCCAGGGCAGGCCACTTCAACTTACTATGTCCCAGGGTGGGCCACTTCAGCTTACTATGTCCCAGGGTGGGCCACTTCAGCTTACTATGTCCCAGGGTGGCCCACTTTAG
- the LOC123764062 gene encoding zinc finger protein 25-like: MNNSVCLWDVMHFEHEEANNESSEVEENGDLLKRSKRNTKRLYKCMKCSKVFPSKSHLKEHEISHSDRQPYRCIVCDKGFKRKNALSKHMRVFHPDGPDTVRCSCGRVYASQELMEKHQACSGSHRLLVCPECGALYKTDASLKSHMILHKESEGNGLNSSWPFTCHACGKKFSSQASLNNHTANSHSTYNFQCQQCDKICKTKKLLSQHCLRKHKIGSIEFPCPVCNKVFCISKDLGRHMQSHNPEGIHECSVCHSKFKTYSTLQSHVKIHSKGKPYDCVLCLLPCDTIENLKEHIFSHHNIEIAGNDFSQHWNRKCLICGQIFLRRSGLVLHMKSHFNYDNTELVFVENCSDNTISVNTDMKNELCQAPHKVFTGLTQFKNHNISEEDSSLMAAQVKEKEIENAKSKNKVQARQRKQKMWEERATSHSSALMEYFANGDKNIMKNLVETKNVSVVGDVCVPEHGTITREQTANADPTNDSLAVEYETSSVNTIPDIVKASTSNEEETKYICGECAFVFTDVNDLKTHLLTCYQQDTNDEYVVVFEVDKP; this comes from the coding sequence atgaaTAACTCGGTGTGTTTATGGGATGTAATGCATTTTGAACATGAGGAAGCAAATAACGAGAGCAGTGAGGTAGAAGAGAATGGGGACTTACTGAAGAGGAGTAAACGAAATACAAAAAGACTTTACAAATGCATGAAATGCTCTAAGGTATTTCCTTCTAAGTCTCATTTAAAAGAACATGAAATCAGTCATTCTGATAGgcaaccatacaggtgcattgtcTGTGATAAAGGTTTTAAAAGAAAGAATGCTTTAAGCAAACACATGCGTGTCTTTCACCCAGATGGCCCAGACACTGTTCGTTGTTCTTGTGGTAGGGTATATGCTTCTCAAGAATTGATGGAAAAACACCAAGCATGTAGTGGAAGTCACAGACTGTTAGTGTGTCCAGAGTGCGGAGCATTATACAAAACTGATGCAAGTCTTAAAAGTCACATGATACTTCATAAAGAAAGTGAAGGCAATGGCCTCAATTCTTCTTGGCCATTTACATGCCATGCTTGTGGTAAAAAATTTAGTAGCCaagcatccctgaacaaccacacTGCAAACTCCCATAGTACCTATAATTTTCAGTGCCAACAGTGCGATAAAATATGCAAAACTAAGAAGTTACTTTCTCAGCATTGTTTAAGAAAGCATAAAATTGGTAGCATTGAGTTTCCTTGCCCAGTGTGTAATAAAGTATTCTGTATATCAAAAGATCTAGGGCGTCACATGCAGTCTCATAACCCAGAAGGCATACATGAATGCTCTGTTTGCCATTCAAAGTTTAAAACTTACTCCACATTACAGTCTCACGTAAAAATACACTCAAAAGGTAAACCTTATGATTGTGTTTTATGTCTTCTTCCTTGCGATACAATTGAAAACTTGAAAGAACACATTTTTTCACATCACAATATTGAAATAGCTGGTAATGATTTTTCACAGCATTGGAATCGTAAATGTCTTATATGTGGTCAGATTTTCCTTCGTCGATCTGGTCTTGTATTACATATGAAGTCACACTTCAATTATGATAATACTGAGCTTGTAtttgttgaaaactgcagtgataaCACAATTAGTGTCAATACTGATATGAAAAATGAACTATGCCAAGCACCTCATAAAGTATTTACAGGGTTAACTCAATTTAAGAATCATAATATATCGGAAGAAGATAGTTCTTTAATGGCAGCGCAAGTCAAAGAAAAGGAAATAGAGAATGCTAAAAGTAAAAATAAGGTACAAGCAAGACAAAGAAAGCAGAAGATGTGGGAGGAGAGAGCGACTTCTCACAGTAGTGCATTAATGGAATATTTTGCAAATGGTGACAAGAATATAATGAAAAACCTTGTGGAAACTAAAAACGTaagtgttgttggtgatgtgtgTGTACCTGAACATGGTACTATCACTAGGGAACAGACTGCAAATGCTGATCCTACCAATGATTCTCTTGCTGTTGAATATGAAACTTCTAGCGTGAATACAATTCCTGATATTGTGAAAGCTTCTACCTCAAATGAAGAAGAAACTAAGTATATTTGTGGAGAATGTGCATTTGTGTTCACAGATGTAAATGATCTCAAAACTCATTTATTGACATGTTACCAACAAGATACTAATGATGAATATGTTGTTGTATTTGAAGTTGATAAGCCATAA
- the LOC123764061 gene encoding uncharacterized protein — protein MKMEPAICYICHDKRRIADTDTSETRIGNNPDAETLKEILLRALTLGYVEDSANEHNQSKFSSGVCIVSLSSRYDGGLEAASEKVLCDSVIICRRCESLLRDFEYHERTSAKIAEKIRRFLTRQEISDKEELNKTPKVEQTAFRTSVVNNLDERQGILAAFRALRNSGVTGVQKKVRKPKKDIVPTLVTNEGEEDEVAQNIEKAFAKEIINEKKRLQNMASSRSSKRIQRRREDGLVIKWGEAVPEMENTSFEPNLEADDIFEDYGEKWSKHESQPRKKRGRKPGRHQMLRFAKRVDNDLSHQSQDRSGLKYQCPFCHRYYIPSNSRIHNCTSYKNQLRCPLCNIFFTSYVRLEKHLEVIHLKQKQLECPEENCLFVCVSEPAFVLHKHFHFLAAHEIDSNDEVAYVGGSMTESDTEHPKVADAHDQKAGEVTIMDDIQGIVTSPDIADQVSFLLDEKSFLTNGQPINITTDQKGTRDINQKSTLQAESSIKEEGRTKKREMKIFQQETTPVKSESAYKLVKKEFLCPFCDMKFEYQKTFQDHVIEIHKLLVKGRADAGIGGSKKESARESAINKVCKVNENLKKNFNITPEDLTYTVERLKEKLSKS, from the coding sequence ATGAAAATGGAACCAGCCATTTGCTACATCTGCCATGATAAACGCCGAATTGCAGACACTGATACATCAGAGACAAGGATTGGCAACAATCCTGATGCAGAAACTCTCAAAGAAATTTTGCTTAGGGCTCTTACCTTAGGCTATGTAGAAGATAGTGCCAATGAACACAATCAGTCAAAATTCAGCAGTGGAGTATGCatcgtttctttaagttctcgatATGATGGTGGACTTGAGGCTGCAAGTGAAAAAGTTTTATGTGATAGTGTCATTATATGTAGAAGGTGTGAGTCACTTTTGAGAGATTTTGAATATCATGAAAGAACTTCAGCCAAAATAGCTGAGAAAATTAGAAGATTTTTAACAAGACAGGAAATAAGTGATAAAGAGGAACTAAACAAAACTCCAAAGGTTGAACAAACTGCTTTTAGGACATCAGTTGTAAACAATTTAGATGAGAGACAGGGTATACTGGCAGCCTTCAGAGCCTTAAGAAACTCTGGTGTGACAGGAGTACAGAAAAAGGTAAGGAAACCAAAGAAAGATATTGTTCCTACCTTAGTAACAAATGAAGGTGAAGAGGATGAAGTTGCTCAAAATATAGAGAAGGCTTTTGCAAAAGAAATAATAAATGAGAAAAAGAGATTGCAAAATATGGCATCATCCAGGTCTAGCAAGAGAATTCAAAGACGACGAGAAGATGGTTTAGTTATTAAATGGGGAGAGGCTGTGCCCGAAATGGAAAATACTTCTTTCGAACCAAACCTAGAAGCTGATGATATTTTTGAAGACTATGGTGAAAAGTGGTCAAAACATGAATCACAACCACGGAAAAAGAGAGGTAGAAAACCGGGTCGGCATCAAATGTTAAGGTTTGCCAAACGTGTTGACAATGATTtaagtcatcagtcacaggatCGATCGGGTTTGAAATATCAGTGTCCATTTTGCCACAGGTATTATATTCCCTCCAACTCTCGAATACATAACTGTACATCATACAAAAACCAGCTGAGGTGTCCTCTCTGTAATATATTCTTCACTTCGTATGTTAGACTTGAAAAGCATCTTGAAGTGATACACTTGAAACAGAAACAGCTTGAATGCCCAGAGGAaaattgtttgtttgtgtgtgtttcagaACCTGCTTTTGTGTTACATAAGCATTTTCATTTTCTTGCGGCCCATGAAATTGACAGTAATGACGAAGTGGCATATGTAGGTGGTAGCATGACTGAATCAGACACAGAACACCCTAAGGTTGCAGATGCACACGACCAGAAAGCTGGTGAAGTCACAATAATGGATGATATTCAGGGTATTGTTACATCCCCTGATATTGCTGACCAAGTATCATTTTTGCTTGATGAAAAAAGTTTTCTCACTAATGGTCAACCAATTAACATAACTACTGATCAGAAAGGTACGAGAGACATAAATCAGAAAAGCACATTGCAGGCTGAGAGCAGCATAAAAGAAGAAGGAAGAACAAAAAAACGtgaaatgaaaatatttcaaCAAGAAACTACCCCAGTCAAGTCAGAATCAGCATATAAGCTAGTAAAGAAAGAGTTTCTGTGCCCTTTTTGTGATATGAAGTTTGAATACCAAAAAACTTTTCAGGACCATGTAATAGAAATCCATAAATTACTTGTTAAAGGAAGAGCCGATGCAGGTATTGGCGGAAGCAAGAAGGAAAGTGCAAGAGAATCGGCAATTAATAAAGTATGCAAAGTTAatgaaaatctaaaaaaaaacttCAACATAACACCAGAGGATCTGACATACACAGTAGAAAGGCTCAAGGAAAAATTAAGCAAGTCTTAG